GGGCAGACCATCGGTGTCGCCGTCAGCTCCACACCCCTCCTGGTAGCGGACAAGTCGCTCGCACTGAGAACAACACGTTCTGTGAGCGACCAACCCCTTCGGGTTCAGACTGATCTCCAGGGACGTAGAGATGAGGCCGCTGTCGGCATAGACGTTCCCACGGCGACGGTCAAGGGGCGGCGTCGGCACTGAGTCAGGGACGGGTTCCAGCCGACCGTCAAGACCGGCGCTCCTCACGAGGCGGCCCAGCGGGGTTCCTCCGCCGCAGCTCGGAGGGCACGGGCACGACGCCGCGGGAGGGGCCGGACCACGTCGAGCGCCAGCTGTCGAGAATGAACTTCCTGGTCAGAGGGGGTACCTACAGTTTCCCTTCTACTGGGTCCCTCGCCGGGGGCACTCTTCTGACCAGCCGTTAGGCCTCTGACCAGGGGTTTAGCGCGTCCCCTCTCAGCGATCACGTGCAGCTGAGCGCCACCATAGGCAGCCGTAGGCCAATGATCGCGGGACATACGCGGGACGATCATGGACCCGTTTCCGCTACCGGCCCCGGCGTCAATCCCAAGGTCTCGCGCGTCCACTGAGTGATGGCCCCCATCTGAGTTGCAGCCGGGTGCGGGTCTCCCGTCGTGATGCGCCGGCCGAGCTGGAGATCCTCTCCTTCCATTCCGCTCTCCTCCTCGACAATGCGGCCGAGGTGATAGGCGGCGGCCAGAACAGCAAGAGCACCGTTCCCGGAGAACCAATAGGGGATCTCCATGTAGGCCGAGTCTCCGGAATACTCGATCTGGAAGGCGCCATGAGGCCCCTCGTACCGCAAGAGGGGGCCTGACGGGTATTCCTCGGTCTTCACGTGTCCGAGTTCCTCAGCGGCGCGATGGACGATCCGATCCCATACAGTTCTCTGCTCCGCAGTGAGATGGACCGGACGAGGCTCGTCGTCGACCTCATCAGGCTCTACCGCCGTTGATTCGATCACGTCGCCATCAGCGCGAGGATGCCCGAAATAGATGTCATAGGTCACAAGATCCGAAGCCTAAGATCCCGCTTCGCTACGGGCCATCCATTTTGACCAACTCCTCGTCCCAGCGGATGGCGGCTGTCGAAGAAGGATGGAGTCCGCTTACTAAAGCTACGGCCAGCCGCCACAGGCTGGCTCCGGATGCACACCGAAACCTGACGGTGTTTCAGGATGAAACTCCCCCAGTGTGGTCGATGAGTACCTGGACGCCGTCGAAGATGCGGGCAAGGCCGAAGTCGAGTGGGTCGATCGCCACCGGCGCGAACATGCCCTCGGCGATGGCCTTGGTCAGGGCGGGGAAGCGGTCGGCATGGCGGTCGAGCAGTTCGCCGGTCAGGCGGCCCCATTCCCGGTCGTGGTCGGCGTCGAAATCAACCAGTTGCTGGGCGAGGTTGCGCACCTGCCCGACGATCAGGAGGAAGATCTGGTGGCGCTGGGCAACCATCAGGCCGGTCGGTTCCAGGGCGGCGAGCGCGGCGTCCAGCCAGGCGAGTTGGTTGGGGCCCATGACCTGGCGGCGCATCGCGGTGGCCGCGAGTAGCCAGGGGTGGGCCTGGTAGACGGCCCACAACCGGTGGGCCCATCCGGTGAGCTGGGGTCGCCAGCCGGGGCCGGCTGCCGACAGGTCGGGGCGCTCGGCCAGGACGGCTTCGACCATCAGCTCGACGAGTTCGGCCTTGCCTGGCACGTAGCGGTACAGGGCCATCGCCGAGACGCCGAACTCGGCGGCGACCTTGTTCATCGAGGCGGCCTCCAGCCCCTCGACATCGGCGAGAGTCACCGCGGTCTCAGCGATGCGGCGGGAGCTGAGGCTGGGCTTGGGACCGCGGGTGGGCTGCTCCTGCTCGCCCCACAGCAGCGCGACGCTCGCGCGCATGTCGCGCGCCTTCTCCTTAGTGCCGCTGGCCTCGTTGTTCCTGCGGGTGGCGCCGGTTCTGGCCATGGCGGTCCTTTCTATCGGTCGCTGCCGTGCGGGGAGCGGTTGACATCCCCTCTAACTGTATATACCTTAAATCACATCGCTTATGACATAAACAGTTTAAGGAGATAACAGATGCTCGACACCATCCTCGCCATCACCACCGCCGCCGTCGCCACGCCCGCCGCCGGGCTGCTGGGCCACCGGCAGCTCAAGCGCGCCGCCCACGCCAAGCGGCTGCGCATCACCACCCCGAACGGCATCGACGAGTCCGGCTTCGTCCGCATCGGCGGCATCGACCAGTGGATCTCGATCCGCGGCGATGACCTGCGCAACCCGGTGATCCTGGAGATCCACGGCGGTCCCGGCGCCTCCAACCTCGTCTTCGCCCCGCGCACCCGCGCCTGGGAGCGACACTTCACGATCGTGCGCTGGGACATGCGCGGCGCCGGCAAGACCATCGGCCGCACCGGCCCCGGCGGGCAGGGCGAGATGAGCCTGCAGCAGCTGCACCGCGACGCCCTAGAGGTCACCGAGCACGTCCGTGCCCGGCTCGCCGTCGAGAAGGTCGTGCTGGTCGCCAACTCCTTCGGCTCCTTCGTCGGGCTGCGCCTGGCCCGCAGCCACCCCGAGCTGTACTGCGCCTACGTCGGCACCGACCAGAACATCAACGCCGGCGGCCGCGACCACACGGCCTACCACGCGCTGGCCGACCGGCTCGACAAGACGGGCAAGCGCACGGAACTGGCCGCCCTCACCACGATGGGCACCGACAAGTCCGCCTGGGACCTCAAGCAGTGGTCGCACTACAACAAGCTCCTCATCACCTCCGACCCGCTGACCTTCAACACCATGAAGACCGTGGTGATCAGCTCGCTGTGGTCCTCGCCCCTGCACACCCTGCGCGAACTGCGCACCTACATGCAGGGCCAGACCTTCTCCGAACGCGTCGCACCCGAATCCGTGACGATCGATGAGTGGACCGAGGGCACCACGTTCCAGATCCCGTTCTTCGTCTTCCAGGGCGAGCATGACGTGCTCACCCCGCCCGAGTCGGCCAGGCGGTTCTTCGACGACGTCACCGCCCCGATCAAGGACTTCGCACTCATCGAGGACGCGAGCCACTTCGCGGCCCTCCGCCGCCCCGACCATTTCCTCGACCTGATGCTCACCAAGGTCCGCCCCCTGCTCACCAGCGAGGCGATCAGCTCATGAGCAGAGCGAGAAGGGGTACCGGACTCCCTGCGGCGGCTCGCCACAGTTTCAGGAGTTCCGGGCTATAACCTCAGCCATTAAAGCTCTCTACCTAGCAGGAACCGGCCTGCCGCACATCAGCTGAATCCTCTTGATCACATTGCCGTACGGTATGGCCCATGAGCGCCATCCATGTCCCTGGCAACATGCGCTATTCCTGGCTCGGCCTTCTGCGGCACGTGGGCCCGGTGGCCATTGAGCGTGCATACGGGGATGACCCCGAACACCTCGCGGCTGAAGCTCGCTCTCGAAACTGGCTGGGCTCACCTGGGGTCACTGAGCCCGAGATCGTGCAGCACGAGCAGCGTCTCGGTGTCCGCCTGCCACCGAGCTACAAGGAATTCCTCCAGGTCACCAACGGTTGGGACGAGGACGGTATCGCCTGCGGCCGATTGCTGCCGCTTGCCGAGATCGGCTGGCTTCGTGATCTCGATCCGCATCTGGCCGGCATGTGGTCATCCCCGGACGAGGAGCTCCTGAGCGTGCCCGATGAGGACTACTTCGTCTACGGGGAAGGCCAGGACACGGTCCATCTCCGGGCAGAGTACCTACCAGACACCCTCCAGATCGGCGAATACGACGACGGCACGTACCTCCTCAACCCTCACATCAAGACCCCGGACGGTGAGTGGGAGGCCTGGTATCTCGCACCCTGGCTACCTGGGGCCGAACGCTGCCGCTCCTTCTGGGATCTCATGAACAGCCAGTTGCGAGAGTACACAGAGGCTCCATAGGGGTTACGCGGTCCGGCTCCGCCGCGCGAAGAGGTCGAGACGCCGACGATGAACCGGTCGCTGCGAGTACGGATCGGTCACCACCTGACCGGCCGGGCGGTGCCGTACATCGGCTGCCACCGCTGTCACCGAACCTCTGCGGTCAGCGGTGCCCCAGGACGTTGACCACGCGGCCGTTCGGGTCACGGACGAAGAACCGGCGGACGCCCCACTCCTCGTCCTGCAACGGATGCACGACCAGCGGCGATAACCCCGAAAACACCGTACTCACCAGTTCGTTGACATCACGCACAACTCACCGTGACGCAGCAGGACGTTCGGTCACCGCCGAATCTGCGATAGAGCCGAAATCCGTACAGTCCCGTTCGACGCCGTCTCGCCGTGACTTGGCCAGGTAGTAGAGGCCGATTCCCAGCCCGGTCGTCAGCAGGATGAGCCCGAGAGCGATCATCGCGATGATGGTGGGCCATTGGAGATGCTGCGGGAGGTACAGGGCCAAAAACCACGATCGGGTGACCTCGCCGGTGATCAGCATGAGCGCGGGCACGATGCCTTGGGCCCCCAGAGGCACCCAGCACAAGGTCAAGCTCACGATGACGTAGGTACGCAGACCCGCCGGGGCCAGGTCGAGGCCGAGCCTTTCCAGGCCTAGGCCGGGTTTCGGCAGGTGCGGTCTGCCCGGTTCCAGAGCCGGGAGCGGGCGAAGGGCCGGTCGCGTCCGCTTGGGTGGGATACCGGTTCGCAGGTGCAGGAGAAGTTCGGGCGCGCTCGACTGGAGTCTGGCCGCGGCGAGATGCCCCAGCAGCCAGGTGAGCGCGGCACCGCTGATCAGACCCACGGCTGGTCCCGCCCAGACCGGGCCCAGCCGTACCGCGAAGTAGGCGGGGGTGGCGGTCGCCGCGGTGAGGAGCAGTACCAGCAGCACCTGAGTGAAGTCGGTGCCGTTCTCCAGCAGGTTGCCGCCTCTGCGGTGCGGGTCGGTCATGGGGACCGGCCGCAGGACCGACACCAGCACGGTGACGCCCGCACCGCCGCCCAGCAGCGCGGGGACGAGCGCGGCCAGCCAGGGCCACAGGTCGTAGTGGCCGGTGAGGGCCAGCGCTGCGGCGGTGAGGACGACGGTCGGCGGCGCCGTGACCAGGAGCCAGGCGAGCTGACGGCCGCGGATGTCGAGGCGCGCGGCGCCGGGGATCATCATCTTGCCCCACAGCTCGGTACCGTCCTCGCCGTACAGGTTGGCGGAGATGGCGGCGGTCCACAGGGCGAAGACCAGACCGGTCCAGGGCAGGAAGATCGATGCGCCGATGGCCAGCGGCAGCAGGCAGAACACCAGCGCGTAGCACAGGGCGAAGCACAGGTAGTGGAAGCGCAGCAGGTCTCTGGACCAGGTGCGCAGTTCCCTGGCGGCGACCGCGGTCACCGGGCTCCTGGCCCAGCCGCTGGAGGTAACCCTGGCTGGGCGTCCGCTCGCGCGCCGGGTGGTCAGCCGCCGCTTCAGCAGGCCGGCCCAGCCGTACAGACAGACGACGCCGAGTGCGGCCAGCCCCGCCAGGGCAGCGGCCGCCGTGAGCCATTGGCCCTGCCCGGCCGCCCGCACGGCGACCAGGCCCCAGCCGGAGGGCAGCGCCCTGACCCAGGTGGAGAAGGAGTCGGGGAAGCCGGTGCGCAGGGCGGCCTGCACGAGGGGCGACAGCACCCAGCTGGAGTGCAGGGCGGCCAGGATGGCGGCGCTGATGAGGGCGGCCAGCGCGGCGCCCGTCTTGGACCGCATGACCTGGCCGAGTGCCGCGGTGACCAGCCGGGAGGCCAGCACGCACACCACCAGCTGGAGAGCGACGGCGAGCATGCCGACCGCTGTGGCCACCGTGCCGAGTTCGGCTTTGACGGCCACCACGACGAGCGCGGCGAAGGCCACGAGTGTGACAACGGGAGCGACACCGACAAAGGCGGCCCCCGCCAGTCCGGCCGCGAGGCGGCGAGGGGTGAACGACAGCAGCGAGAAATGCTCGGGGCGCAGCGCTTCATCGCCGCCACCGAAGAGCGCGGGGCCCAGCAGCCAACCCACGGTCCACAGGGCGAAACCCGCGCCGAGCAGGTCGAACGGCAGCGACGCGACCTGATAGTCGCGCCCCGCGAGCACGATCAGACCCGCCGCGAGAGCCAGCCCGGTCAGAGCGCCGGTGACCATCTGGGCGGCACGCCGGCCGGTCATGGAGTGCCGCAGCACGGTCAGTTTCATTTTGATCAGGAGGACAACCATGCCAGCTCACCCACCTCGGGGATCTGGCCGCCGACCAGGCTCACGAACCGCTCCTCCAAACTCTGGCCGGACCGCACATCCTGCAACGGGCCCGAGGCCACGACCCGGCCGGAGGCGATCACCGCCACGTGGTCGCACAACTGCTCGACCACGGCCATCACGTGGCTGGAGAACACCACCGAGCCACCGCCGCGCACGAACCGCTGCAAGATCACCTTGATGGTGGCGGCCGAGATGGGGTCGACGGCCTCCAGCGGTTCATCCAGTACCAGCAACTTCGGCGCGTGCAGCAGTGCCGTGGCCAGGCCGATCTTCTTGCGCATACCGGTGGAGTACTCCATCACCAGGGCGCGCTCGGCCGTGTCCAACTCCAAGATCTCCAGCAGTTCACCCGCCCGCCGCTCGACCTCCTCCGGCTCCATGCCGCGCAGCAGGCCGGTGAAACGCAGCAGCTCACGACCGGTCAGCCGTTCGGGCATGGCCAGCCCGTCGAGCAGCACGCCGATCAGTTCCTTGGCCCGGGAGGCGTCGTCCCATACGTCGAGACCGAAGATCTCGGCTCGGCCCGCATCTGGCCGGAGCAATCCCACCGCCATCGACAACGAGGTGGTCTTGCCCGCGCCGTTGGGGCCGACCAGACCGAAGAACGATCCGCTCGGCACCTCCAGCTCGATGCGGTCGACCACGAGCCGGCGGCCGAACGTCTTGACCAGACCGGTGAGCCGAATCGCCGGATCAGTGGTTGGTGATCTCAACGGTCCCCTTTCCCTCAATCAGAACGGCACGTGCCGTGCCGTCCTGAATCCTGCTGCAGGGCAGCCGGAGTTGTCAATACGGCACGTGCCGTTCCGCTACGGTGATGGCATGACCGACAAGCGCAGCGCCAAGGCCGCCGGCCGGACCGAAGCCATCATGCGGACCACGCTGGAACTAGGCCAGGAGATCGGTTACGCCAAGCTCAGCATCGAAGCGGTCGCGGCCCGCGCCGGCGTCGGCAAGCACACGATCTACCGCCGCTGGCCGTCCAAGGGCGCCCTGTTCCTCGACTCGCTCCTGTCGTTGAACAGGCCTGGT
Above is a genomic segment from Streptosporangium album containing:
- a CDS encoding TetR/AcrR family transcriptional regulator, with the translated sequence MARTGATRRNNEASGTKEKARDMRASVALLWGEQEQPTRGPKPSLSSRRIAETAVTLADVEGLEAASMNKVAAEFGVSAMALYRYVPGKAELVELMVEAVLAERPDLSAAGPGWRPQLTGWAHRLWAVYQAHPWLLAATAMRRQVMGPNQLAWLDAALAALEPTGLMVAQRHQIFLLIVGQVRNLAQQLVDFDADHDREWGRLTGELLDRHADRFPALTKAIAEGMFAPVAIDPLDFGLARIFDGVQVLIDHTGGVSS
- a CDS encoding alpha/beta fold hydrolase — protein: MLDTILAITTAAVATPAAGLLGHRQLKRAAHAKRLRITTPNGIDESGFVRIGGIDQWISIRGDDLRNPVILEIHGGPGASNLVFAPRTRAWERHFTIVRWDMRGAGKTIGRTGPGGQGEMSLQQLHRDALEVTEHVRARLAVEKVVLVANSFGSFVGLRLARSHPELYCAYVGTDQNINAGGRDHTAYHALADRLDKTGKRTELAALTTMGTDKSAWDLKQWSHYNKLLITSDPLTFNTMKTVVISSLWSSPLHTLRELRTYMQGQTFSERVAPESVTIDEWTEGTTFQIPFFVFQGEHDVLTPPESARRFFDDVTAPIKDFALIEDASHFAALRRPDHFLDLMLTKVRPLLTSEAISS
- a CDS encoding SMI1/KNR4 family protein, yielding MSAIHVPGNMRYSWLGLLRHVGPVAIERAYGDDPEHLAAEARSRNWLGSPGVTEPEIVQHEQRLGVRLPPSYKEFLQVTNGWDEDGIACGRLLPLAEIGWLRDLDPHLAGMWSSPDEELLSVPDEDYFVYGEGQDTVHLRAEYLPDTLQIGEYDDGTYLLNPHIKTPDGEWEAWYLAPWLPGAERCRSFWDLMNSQLREYTEAP
- a CDS encoding ABC transporter ATP-binding protein — translated: MRSPTTDPAIRLTGLVKTFGRRLVVDRIELEVPSGSFFGLVGPNGAGKTTSLSMAVGLLRPDAGRAEIFGLDVWDDASRAKELIGVLLDGLAMPERLTGRELLRFTGLLRGMEPEEVERRAGELLEILELDTAERALVMEYSTGMRKKIGLATALLHAPKLLVLDEPLEAVDPISAATIKVILQRFVRGGGSVVFSSHVMAVVEQLCDHVAVIASGRVVASGPLQDVRSGQSLEERFVSLVGGQIPEVGELAWLSS